The following coding sequences lie in one Klebsiella huaxiensis genomic window:
- the nhaB gene encoding sodium/proton antiporter NhaB: MEMSYGRALWRNFLGQSPDWYKLTLIIFLIVNPLVFFLHPFIAGWLLVIEFIFTLAMALKCYPLLPGGLLAIEAVVIGMTSPGHIREEIASNLEVLLLLMFMVAGIYFMKQLLLFIFTRLLLGIRSKMLLSLAFCVASAFLSAFLDALTVVAVVISVAVGFYGIYHKVASARPDDDDLLDDSHIDQHYRDVLEQFRGFLRSLMMHAGIGTALGGVMTMVGEPQNLIIAKAAGWHFGEFFLRMIPVTLPVFVCGLVTCLLLEKFRIFGYGEPLPPTVRKVLQDFDDRSRQTRSRQDRLRLIAQGIIGVWLIAALALHLAEVGLIGLSVIILATTFSGITDEHAIGKAFTEALPFTALLTVFFAIVAVIIDQHLFAPVIEFVLQASPHAQLSLFYLFNGLLSSISDNVFVGTVYINEVKAALEQGTISIQQFELLAVAINTGTNLPSVATPNGQAAFLFLLTSALAPLIRLSYGRMVWMALPYTIVLALVGLACVEFTLMPATQWMLDQGWLITPQLLK; the protein is encoded by the coding sequence GTGGAAATGTCTTATGGTCGCGCACTATGGCGTAATTTTCTTGGTCAGTCCCCGGACTGGTATAAGCTCACCCTCATTATTTTCTTAATTGTTAATCCGTTAGTGTTTTTTCTTCATCCATTTATTGCCGGATGGTTGCTGGTTATCGAGTTTATCTTCACTCTGGCGATGGCTCTCAAATGTTATCCGCTGCTGCCGGGCGGCCTGTTGGCCATTGAAGCCGTAGTTATTGGTATGACCAGTCCGGGACATATCAGGGAAGAAATTGCCAGCAATCTTGAGGTTCTGCTGCTGTTGATGTTTATGGTGGCAGGGATCTACTTCATGAAACAGCTGCTGCTGTTCATCTTTACCCGTTTGCTATTAGGTATTCGCAGCAAAATGCTGCTGTCGCTGGCGTTTTGCGTCGCATCCGCCTTCCTTTCCGCCTTTCTGGACGCGTTGACCGTTGTGGCGGTGGTGATTAGCGTCGCCGTTGGCTTTTATGGCATTTACCATAAGGTTGCTTCGGCGCGGCCGGACGATGACGATCTCCTCGACGATAGCCATATCGATCAGCACTATCGCGATGTGCTGGAACAATTTCGCGGCTTTTTGCGCAGCCTGATGATGCATGCCGGCATCGGCACCGCGCTGGGTGGCGTCATGACCATGGTCGGCGAGCCGCAAAACCTGATTATTGCTAAGGCTGCTGGTTGGCATTTTGGTGAGTTTTTCTTGCGTATGATTCCGGTCACGCTGCCGGTATTCGTGTGCGGCCTGGTTACGTGTCTACTGCTGGAGAAGTTCCGTATCTTTGGCTATGGCGAACCGCTGCCGCCCACCGTGCGTAAAGTGCTGCAAGATTTCGACGATCGCAGCCGCCAGACTCGTAGTCGTCAGGATCGCCTGCGTCTTATCGCTCAGGGTATTATTGGCGTCTGGCTTATCGCAGCGCTGGCGCTGCACCTTGCTGAAGTTGGCCTGATTGGCCTCTCGGTGATCATTCTGGCTACCACCTTCTCCGGGATAACCGATGAACACGCTATCGGCAAAGCGTTTACCGAGGCCCTGCCGTTTACCGCACTGCTGACGGTCTTTTTCGCCATAGTGGCAGTGATTATCGATCAGCACCTGTTTGCTCCAGTGATTGAATTTGTCCTGCAGGCCTCGCCGCACGCCCAGCTGTCGCTGTTTTATCTGTTTAACGGTCTGCTGTCGTCGATTTCCGACAACGTGTTTGTTGGCACGGTCTACATCAATGAAGTGAAGGCCGCCCTGGAACAAGGCACCATCAGCATCCAACAGTTTGAACTGCTGGCGGTGGCGATTAATACCGGAACCAATCTGCCATCCGTTGCCACACCAAACGGTCAGGCGGCATTCCTGTTCTTGCTCACTTCTGCCCTGGCCCCGCTGATTCGCCTCTCCTATGGTCGAATGGTGTGGATGGCGTTGCCCTATACTATCGTCCTGGCCCTGGTGGGTCTGGCATGCGTTGAGTTTACCTTAATGCCGGCCACCCAGTGGATGCTTGATCAAGGCTGGCTGATTACGCCGCAGTTGCTTAAATAA
- the fadR gene encoding fatty acid metabolism transcriptional regulator FadR, whose product MVIKAQSPAGFAEEYIIESIWNNRFPPGTILPAERELSELIGVTRTTLREVLQRLARDGWLTIQHGKPTKVNNFWETSGLNILETLARLDHDSVPQLIDNLLSVRTNISTIFIRTAFRQHPDKALDVLASAREIEDHADAFAELDYNIFRGLAFASGNPIYGLILNGMKGLYTRIGRHYFANPEARSLAMGFYHQLAKVCEEGLHEQVYDIVRRYGHDSGEIWHRMQKNLPGDLAINMR is encoded by the coding sequence ATGGTCATTAAGGCGCAAAGCCCGGCGGGTTTCGCTGAAGAGTACATCATTGAAAGTATCTGGAATAACCGTTTTCCTCCCGGCACGATCCTTCCCGCCGAACGTGAACTTTCTGAACTGATTGGTGTGACCCGTACAACCTTACGTGAAGTGTTGCAACGTCTGGCACGCGATGGCTGGTTGACCATTCAGCATGGCAAACCTACGAAGGTGAATAATTTCTGGGAAACTTCAGGGCTTAATATTCTTGAAACTCTGGCGCGTCTCGATCATGACAGCGTTCCTCAACTGATTGACAACCTGCTGTCAGTGCGCACGAATATTTCGACTATTTTTATTCGTACCGCTTTCCGTCAGCATCCTGATAAGGCGCTGGACGTTCTGGCAAGCGCCCGTGAGATTGAAGACCATGCCGATGCCTTTGCCGAGCTGGATTACAACATTTTCCGCGGTCTGGCGTTTGCTTCAGGTAACCCGATCTACGGCCTGATCCTCAATGGCATGAAAGGTTTATATACTCGCATTGGGCGCCACTATTTCGCCAATCCGGAAGCGCGCAGTCTGGCGATGGGCTTCTATCATCAGTTGGCGAAAGTTTGTGAAGAGGGCCTTCATGAACAGGTTTATGATATTGTGCGCCGCTACGGACACGACAGCGGCGAAATTTGGCATCGTATGCAGAAGAACCTGCCGGGTGATTTAGCGATTAATATGCGTTAA
- a CDS encoding SpoVR family protein has protein sequence MATIDSMNKDTTRLSDGPDWTFELLETYLAEVDRVAKLYRLDTYPHQIEVITSEQMMDAYSSVGMPINYPHWSFGKKFIETEQAYKHGQQGLAYEIVINSNPCIAYLMEENTITMQALVMAHACYGHNSFFKNNYLFRSWTDASSIIDYLIFARKYITECEERYGVDEVEKLLDSCHALMNYGVDRYKRPQKISLQEEKARQKSREEYLQSQVNMLWRTLPKREEEKTIEAARRYPSEPQENLLYFMEKNAPLLEPWQREILRIVRKVSQYFYPQKQTQVMNEGWATFWHYTILNHLYDEGKVTERFMLEFLHSHTNVVFQPPYNSQWYSGINPYALGFAMFQDIKRICQSPTEEDKYWFPDIAGSDWLETLHFAMRDFKDESFISQFLSPKIMRDFRFFTVLDDDHNNYLEISAIHNEEGYREIRSKLSAQYNLSNLEPNIQVWNVDLRGDRSLTLRYVPHNRVPLDKGRREVLKHVHRLWGFDVLLEQQNADGSVELLERTPPRQNPL, from the coding sequence ATGGCTACGATTGATTCCATGAACAAGGACACAACCCGTTTAAGCGATGGACCCGACTGGACTTTTGAGCTGCTGGAGACCTATCTGGCAGAAGTCGATCGGGTAGCGAAGCTGTATCGTCTTGACACCTATCCGCACCAAATCGAAGTCATTACTTCCGAGCAGATGATGGATGCTTACTCCAGCGTCGGCATGCCGATTAACTACCCGCACTGGTCGTTCGGTAAAAAATTCATCGAGACCGAGCAAGCCTACAAACATGGTCAGCAAGGTCTGGCCTATGAAATCGTCATTAACTCCAACCCCTGCATCGCGTATTTGATGGAAGAGAACACCATTACCATGCAGGCACTGGTGATGGCGCACGCCTGTTACGGACATAACTCGTTCTTCAAAAACAACTATCTATTCCGCAGTTGGACCGATGCCAGCTCGATCATTGACTATCTGATCTTTGCGCGTAAATACATCACAGAATGTGAAGAGCGCTACGGCGTTGATGAAGTCGAAAAGCTGCTCGACTCCTGTCATGCGTTAATGAACTATGGCGTTGACCGCTACAAACGCCCACAGAAAATCTCCCTCCAGGAGGAGAAGGCTCGGCAGAAAAGCCGTGAGGAGTATCTGCAGAGTCAGGTGAATATGCTGTGGCGCACCCTGCCGAAGCGAGAAGAGGAAAAAACCATTGAAGCCGCGCGCCGCTATCCTTCCGAGCCACAGGAAAACCTGCTCTATTTCATGGAGAAAAACGCGCCGCTGCTGGAACCGTGGCAACGTGAAATTCTGCGCATCGTGCGCAAAGTCAGCCAGTACTTTTATCCGCAGAAGCAGACGCAAGTCATGAACGAAGGCTGGGCAACGTTCTGGCACTACACCATCCTTAATCATCTTTATGATGAAGGAAAAGTGACGGAGCGCTTTATGCTGGAGTTTCTGCACAGCCACACCAATGTCGTGTTCCAGCCGCCTTACAATAGCCAGTGGTACAGCGGGATTAACCCGTATGCGCTGGGTTTTGCGATGTTCCAGGATATTAAACGTATTTGTCAGTCGCCGACGGAAGAGGATAAATATTGGTTCCCGGATATTGCCGGTTCCGATTGGTTAGAAACCCTGCACTTTGCGATGCGCGATTTCAAGGATGAGAGTTTTATTAGTCAGTTCTTGTCGCCGAAAATCATGCGTGATTTCCGCTTCTTTACCGTGCTGGATGATGATCACAATAACTACCTGGAAATTTCAGCCATTCATAATGAAGAGGGATATCGTGAGATCCGCTCGAAGCTTTCAGCACAGTACAATCTGAGCAACCTTGAGCCGAATATCCAGGTGTGGAACGTCGATCTGCGTGGCGATCGCTCGTTAACTCTGCGCTATGTGCCGCATAACCGCGTGCCGCTGGATAAAGGCCGTCGCGAGGTTCTTAAGCACGTTCATCGCCTGTGGGGATTTGATGTTCTTCTGGAACAACAGAATGCCGACGGTAGCGTCGAGTTGCTTGAGCGGACGCCACCCCGGCAAAACCCGCTCTAA